A single genomic interval of Patescibacteria group bacterium harbors:
- a CDS encoding DUF4012 domain-containing protein produces the protein MFFQQILAKIRRPKKRVWGFVAVTAVAILAVIFLAIRIAAGEIGQLGMLRITGFPLAKNYLIVFQNDAERRPSGGFITSFATLKFRAGIPFFEFGNVYDDKLIQKNSTPPDPLVADLLAGDFYPGHGFRDGNLDPDFPTAAKELIRLYKLGYPDADFDGVIAIDFTAFQNLAKNLAPEIGGEAGLFAALENQIQDVDLHNPDDLQNRKNFLADVAKNLIKKSIFHPHIAVASLLESLKSKHLLFYFSDPKIQKVVEAQNWGGVLPAAENSDLLAINEGNFGGMKSSRYLVRDIFYDVIFTEDAEKGLVATANLKIELAHRGDAAEPISGYYKSLWRIFTPLGSQKISGTLDQIFDDGARHVFTKIVEMNPGESREINLAYELPPSVVANGIYNLRLVKQPGSAADHVRVTVKLPPGFLLASHDFDARENLAIFETELAADQTLALKILPDTRPPRLAWQEFTGRNLQIIDLRFNEPLDPDSVASATFALSDLNFRNKNTDQIQIQKIKFMPPQDIELKISGVTPECREWFDLNFDGVADLHGNVLHDQKVTVVQWIDAAGKNCDPERKL, from the coding sequence ATGTTTTTCCAGCAAATTCTCGCCAAGATTCGCCGTCCCAAGAAGCGAGTTTGGGGTTTCGTTGCGGTTACGGCTGTCGCGATTTTGGCAGTCATCTTCCTGGCGATTCGCATCGCAGCGGGCGAGATCGGGCAGCTCGGGATGCTGAGAATTACGGGTTTTCCGCTCGCGAAAAATTATCTCATCGTTTTCCAAAATGACGCCGAGCGGCGACCGTCGGGCGGATTCATCACTTCATTCGCGACGCTCAAGTTTCGCGCGGGGATTCCGTTCTTCGAATTTGGCAATGTTTACGATGACAAATTAATTCAGAAAAATTCCACCCCGCCGGATCCACTGGTCGCTGATTTACTTGCGGGCGATTTCTATCCGGGGCACGGTTTTCGCGACGGCAATCTCGACCCGGATTTTCCGACTGCTGCCAAAGAACTAATCCGGCTTTATAAACTCGGTTATCCGGACGCTGATTTCGACGGCGTGATTGCGATTGATTTCACGGCTTTTCAAAATCTCGCCAAAAATTTGGCACCGGAAATTGGCGGCGAGGCGGGACTTTTCGCGGCGCTCGAAAATCAGATCCAAGATGTCGATCTGCACAATCCGGATGATCTGCAGAATCGTAAAAATTTCCTCGCGGATGTCGCCAAGAACCTAATTAAAAAATCCATTTTCCATCCGCATATCGCCGTCGCGAGTTTGCTCGAAAGCCTGAAAAGTAAGCACCTGCTCTTTTATTTCTCTGATCCCAAGATCCAAAAAGTTGTCGAAGCGCAGAATTGGGGTGGTGTGCTTCCGGCTGCGGAAAATTCCGATTTGCTCGCAATCAATGAAGGTAATTTCGGCGGGATGAAATCGAGCCGCTACCTCGTGCGGGATATTTTTTACGATGTCATCTTCACTGAAGATGCGGAAAAAGGTTTGGTCGCGACCGCGAATCTCAAGATCGAGCTCGCGCACCGCGGCGATGCCGCCGAGCCGATTTCCGGCTATTACAAAAGTCTCTGGCGCATCTTCACTCCACTTGGTTCACAGAAAATCTCCGGCACGCTCGACCAGATTTTCGACGATGGCGCGCGCCATGTTTTCACCAAGATCGTCGAAATGAATCCGGGCGAGTCGCGCGAAATCAATCTTGCCTACGAGCTGCCACCGAGTGTCGTCGCCAATGGAATTTACAATTTGCGGCTCGTCAAACAGCCCGGTTCCGCAGCGGATCATGTGCGCGTCACGGTCAAACTGCCGCCGGGATTTTTGCTCGCATCGCACGATTTCGACGCGCGGGAAAATCTCGCCATCTTCGAGACCGAGCTCGCCGCCGACCAAACTCTCGCGCTCAAAATTTTGCCTGACACACGACCGCCGCGACTCGCGTGGCAGGAATTCACGGGGCGCAATCTCCAGATTATCGACCTCCGTTTCAATGAACCGCTCGACCCGGATTCCGTCGCGAGTGCAACCTTCGCGCTCAGCGACCTCAATTTTCGCAATAAAAATACCGACCAAATCCAAATTCAAAAAATCAAATTCATGCCGCCGCAAGATATCGAGCTCAAAATTTCGGGTGTGACGCCGGAATGCCGCGAATGGTTTGATTTGAATTTTGACGGAGTCGCCGATTTGCACGGCAATGTTTTGCACGATCAAAAGGTGACCGTCGTGCAGTGGATTGATGCGGCTGGGAAAAATTGTGACCCCGAGCGCAAGCTCTAA
- a CDS encoding RidA family protein codes for MKIIQTANAAPAIGPYSQAIVAGNLIFTSGQIALTPAGEFLDGTVEEQARQALKNLGEVLQAANSDFSKVVKTTIFLAEMDDFAKVNAIYAEFFGDAKPARSTVAVAKLPKNAKIEIEAVAEI; via the coding sequence ATGAAAATCATCCAAACGGCAAACGCTGCCCCCGCCATCGGTCCCTACTCGCAAGCCATCGTCGCGGGAAATTTAATTTTCACGAGCGGACAAATCGCGCTCACGCCCGCCGGCGAATTTTTGGACGGCACAGTCGAAGAACAAGCGCGCCAAGCGCTGAAAAATTTGGGTGAGGTTTTGCAAGCGGCGAATTCGGATTTTTCCAAAGTCGTGAAAACCACTATTTTTCTGGCGGAAATGGACGATTTTGCAAAAGTGAATGCGATTTACGCAGAATTTTTTGGCGACGCGAAACCGGCGCGCTCGACCGTGGCCGTCGCGAAATTGCCGAAAAACGCGAAGATTGAGATTGAAGCCGTCGCGGAAATTTAA
- a CDS encoding M23 family metallopeptidase translates to MKILSPLENSARFYLNWIQVRPKITQKFGAEFKKNGHDFYHSLGLRGHNGLDFSAKIGTPIFAPLGGTVKIGDDGAKGYGKFVKIRSATHKMEIIVAHLSEIAVENNSEVAAGDRLGATGNSGASTGPHLHLGLRFLLEKNEPVFGWTVQNYENGFLGYVDPLEFLVTWKGDFTRCSLAD, encoded by the coding sequence ATGAAAATTCTTTCCCCTCTCGAAAATTCCGCCCGATTTTATTTGAACTGGATTCAAGTCCGACCGAAAATCACCCAAAAATTCGGTGCCGAGTTCAAGAAAAACGGCCATGATTTTTACCATTCGCTTGGACTGCGAGGTCACAATGGTCTCGATTTTTCAGCGAAAATCGGCACGCCGATTTTCGCCCCACTCGGCGGCACTGTGAAAATCGGTGACGACGGCGCGAAGGGTTACGGCAAATTTGTGAAAATTCGCAGCGCAACGCACAAGATGGAAATCATCGTCGCGCACCTGAGCGAGATCGCAGTCGAAAATAATTCCGAAGTCGCCGCGGGCGACCGACTCGGCGCGACGGGCAATTCGGGCGCTTCGACCGGACCGCACCTGCACCTCGGCTTGCGTTTCTTACTGGAAAAAAATGAGCCGGTTTTCGGCTGGACCGTGCAGAATTATGAAAATGGTTTCTTGGGTTATGTCGATCCGCTGGAATTTCTAGTGACCTGGAAAGGCGACTTCACTCGGTGTTCACTCGCTGATTAA
- the purM gene encoding phosphoribosylformylglycinamidine cyclo-ligase encodes MKKIKKYALAGVNIEEGDASSSIAGKFAGTTFAGRKNKIGAPVKLLGGFAGILDFGKYYLVTGDDGVGTKMEVAERLGKFDSLGADLVAMVADDAICLGAEVVSMTNTLDAAKLDRKIVGELLKGLAHFCLEQKIVIAGGELAEVGDAVNGMVWNATAIGIVAKKRVILGDKIKVGDTVIALRESGLRSNGFSLARKILKDNFGKDWHKAKLGAKTWGEILLTPSEIYHAAVLGLVGRFGEKRPVDVRGICHVTGGGIPGNLPRIFKNKKLGARLNKLWPIPKFVAELIRLGKVDLEEAREVWNLGNGMLIVVAAKDAEKTLKILAKNKIAARVAGTITNSGKIEIV; translated from the coding sequence GTGAAAAAAATTAAAAAGTACGCACTCGCGGGCGTGAATATCGAGGAAGGCGATGCCTCCTCGTCAATCGCGGGAAAATTCGCAGGCACGACTTTCGCCGGGCGGAAAAATAAAATTGGTGCACCAGTGAAATTACTCGGCGGCTTCGCGGGGATTTTGGATTTCGGAAAATACTATTTGGTGACTGGCGACGACGGTGTCGGGACGAAAATGGAGGTCGCCGAACGGCTTGGCAAATTCGATTCGCTCGGCGCGGATCTCGTCGCGATGGTCGCGGACGATGCCATCTGCCTCGGTGCCGAAGTCGTCTCGATGACGAACACGCTCGACGCCGCGAAACTGGATCGAAAAATTGTCGGCGAACTTTTGAAAGGCTTGGCGCATTTTTGCCTGGAACAGAAGATCGTCATCGCGGGCGGCGAACTCGCGGAAGTCGGCGACGCCGTGAATGGCATGGTCTGGAATGCGACCGCCATCGGCATCGTCGCGAAAAAGCGCGTCATCTTGGGCGACAAAATTAAAGTCGGCGATACAGTAATTGCGCTGCGCGAAAGTGGATTGCGCTCAAACGGCTTTTCGCTCGCACGCAAAATTTTGAAAGATAATTTTGGTAAAGATTGGCACAAAGCGAAACTCGGGGCAAAAACCTGGGGTGAAATTTTACTCACGCCGAGCGAGATTTATCACGCGGCAGTACTCGGACTCGTCGGGCGCTTCGGCGAAAAACGCCCAGTCGATGTGCGCGGAATTTGCCATGTCACGGGCGGCGGAATTCCGGGCAATTTGCCGCGCATTTTTAAAAATAAAAAATTAGGCGCGCGACTCAACAAGCTCTGGCCAATTCCAAAATTTGTCGCGGAATTAATTCGCCTCGGCAAAGTCGACCTCGAGGAGGCGCGCGAAGTCTGGAACCTCGGCAACGGCATGCTCATCGTCGTCGCGGCAAAAGATGCCGAAAAAACTTTGAAAATTTTGGCGAAGAATAAAATTGCCGCACGCGTCGCCGGCACGATTACGAATAGTGGGAAGATCGAGATTGTCTAG
- the argH gene encoding argininosuccinate lyase encodes MKLWQTKSSQKLNPFIEIFTVGPDLIWDKYLLPFDCLASAAHAFMLQKQGYLKVGEFQKVKKVLHEIYSKAHARQFELKNVEDSHSAIEGLLTQKLGELGGKIHLGRSRNDQSATTIHLFAKDELLKIRKELLALIEILQSLAKKYAETPMPGYTHTRPAMVATLGHYFAAFAETLSVDYVSVQAAFEAIDRCPLGSAAGYGTSVAIDRKLTAKLLGFEELQINTLAAQLGRGQVETTTLGALTNVALTLSRLANDLIYFSTPEFDFFELSDVIATGSSIMPQKKNPDPLEIIRAAAGMLVGAHTQTATIVKGLPAGYQRDLQLLKQPFVQGVKLSKHSLQAFQIVLQNLKVNSKKLEKAASDTHLFAADLANELVLKKGLSFREAYRKVKESYTHAGWRGVIEFDDVPHFDPVKQIRSKKSDGMPGNLRLEVGRKWLAAESRKMAAETKRFENALAKIWQL; translated from the coding sequence ATGAAACTCTGGCAAACAAAATCCTCGCAAAAACTCAATCCGTTCATCGAGATTTTCACGGTCGGACCAGATTTGATTTGGGACAAATATCTGCTGCCCTTCGATTGTCTCGCGTCGGCTGCTCACGCTTTCATGCTGCAAAAGCAGGGTTATTTGAAAGTCGGTGAATTTCAAAAAGTTAAAAAGGTTCTGCACGAAATTTATTCGAAAGCCCACGCGCGGCAATTTGAACTCAAAAATGTCGAAGACAGCCACTCCGCCATCGAGGGTTTGCTCACGCAAAAACTCGGCGAACTCGGTGGCAAGATTCACCTCGGACGCAGCCGCAATGACCAGTCCGCCACGACGATTCATCTTTTCGCGAAAGACGAGCTGCTCAAAATTCGCAAGGAGCTTCTCGCGTTAATCGAAATTTTGCAGTCGCTGGCGAAAAAATACGCCGAAACACCGATGCCGGGCTACACGCACACACGCCCAGCGATGGTCGCGACACTCGGACATTATTTCGCCGCCTTCGCCGAAACGCTCTCGGTGGATTATGTCAGCGTGCAAGCCGCCTTCGAGGCAATCGACCGCTGCCCGCTCGGCTCAGCTGCCGGCTACGGCACCTCGGTCGCGATTGACCGAAAATTGACGGCGAAATTACTCGGCTTCGAGGAGCTGCAAATCAACACACTCGCCGCGCAGCTCGGTCGCGGTCAGGTCGAGACGACGACACTCGGCGCACTGACGAATGTCGCGCTGACGCTCTCGCGTCTCGCGAATGATTTGATTTATTTTTCCACGCCCGAATTTGATTTCTTCGAATTGTCCGATGTCATCGCGACCGGCAGCTCGATCATGCCGCAGAAAAAAAATCCCGATCCGCTCGAGATCATCCGCGCAGCGGCAGGTATGCTCGTCGGCGCACACACGCAGACTGCGACCATCGTGAAAGGCCTACCCGCAGGCTATCAGCGCGATTTGCAGCTTTTGAAACAGCCCTTCGTCCAGGGCGTGAAGCTCTCGAAACACTCGCTCCAGGCTTTTCAGATCGTGCTGCAAAATCTGAAAGTGAATTCCAAAAAGCTCGAAAAGGCCGCAAGTGACACGCACCTCTTCGCAGCGGATCTCGCGAATGAATTAGTTTTGAAAAAAGGTCTGAGCTTCCGCGAAGCTTATCGCAAAGTGAAAGAGAGCTACACACACGCCGGCTGGCGCGGTGTAATCGAATTCGACGATGTCCCGCACTTCGATCCCGTGAAACAAATCCGCAGCAAAAAATCCGATGGTATGCCAGGCAATCTGCGGCTCGAGGTCGGGCGCAAATGGCTCGCAGCGGAATCACGAAAAATGGCAGCTGAAACGAAGAGGTTTGAAAATGCGCTCGCCAAGATTTGGCAACTGTGA
- the lysW gene encoding lysine biosynthesis protein LysW, giving the protein MPKTAKCPQCDADLNITDDAEVGEIISCDECGAELEVKALTPSVVLDDAPAVKEDWGE; this is encoded by the coding sequence ATGCCTAAAACTGCCAAATGCCCGCAATGTGACGCGGATCTCAACATCACGGACGATGCCGAAGTCGGGGAAATTATCAGCTGCGACGAATGCGGCGCGGAACTCGAAGTGAAAGCACTCACGCCAAGCGTCGTCCTCGACGATGCGCCCGCCGTCAAAGAAGATTGGGGCGAATAA
- a CDS encoding MBL fold metallo-hydrolase translates to MEIHKIETGFLAENCWLLVNARNEAVVIDPGDAAAEILEMLGTAKLKLILLTHSHSDHRGALAELVKKTAAPVALHFAEAEIVEQGAANPPDFGEQFEKVPVARKLRGGEILDFGEERIEALATPGHTAGSVCFLINGELFSGDTLFRENVGRTDLPGGNEDELNESLAKLLKLKPETRVHPGHDADWTIGEARKFFV, encoded by the coding sequence GTGGAAATTCACAAAATTGAAACCGGATTTTTAGCCGAGAATTGCTGGCTTTTGGTGAATGCGCGAAATGAAGCCGTCGTCATCGACCCCGGCGACGCTGCCGCGGAAATTTTGGAAATGCTCGGCACAGCAAAATTAAAATTGATTTTGCTGACGCACTCGCACTCCGACCACCGCGGTGCGCTCGCGGAGCTAGTGAAAAAAACTGCTGCGCCAGTCGCGCTGCATTTCGCCGAAGCGGAAATTGTCGAACAGGGCGCGGCGAATCCGCCTGATTTTGGCGAGCAGTTTGAGAAAGTTCCGGTCGCACGGAAACTGCGCGGCGGAGAAATTTTGGATTTCGGCGAAGAAAGAATCGAAGCGCTTGCGACGCCCGGACACACAGCCGGCTCGGTTTGTTTTTTAATCAATGGCGAACTTTTTTCCGGCGACACGCTCTTTCGCGAGAATGTCGGGCGCACCGATCTGCCCGGCGGCAATGAAGATGAATTAAATGAAAGTCTCGCCAAACTGCTGAAATTAAAGCCTGAAACGCGCGTGCATCCCGGTCACGACGCGGACTGGACGATTGGCGAAGCGCGAAAATTTTTCGTGTAA
- the tpiA gene encoding triose-phosphate isomerase: MIIVNFKTYESAVGENAVALAKIHELIAAETGAPIAVAVNALDLARVVAAVKIPVFAQHTDAAGFGSFTGSIVPELLQKMGVTGTLLNHSEKRVVEKLPELVAAAKKAGLQIVICAENDSEAAEFAEKYEPDFVAVEPPELIGGEISVTSANPQIIEHSVAKVGAIPLLVGAGVKNGTDVATAIKLGAAGVLLASGVTRAANPAEVLRDLARGLIS, encoded by the coding sequence GTGATTATTGTTAATTTCAAAACTTACGAGTCAGCGGTCGGTGAAAACGCCGTCGCCCTCGCGAAAATTCACGAGCTCATCGCCGCTGAGACCGGCGCACCGATCGCCGTCGCCGTGAATGCGCTCGATCTCGCGCGCGTCGTCGCGGCAGTCAAGATTCCAGTTTTCGCGCAGCACACCGACGCAGCTGGTTTCGGCAGCTTCACCGGATCAATCGTGCCTGAGCTTTTGCAGAAAATGGGCGTCACCGGAACTTTGCTAAATCATTCGGAAAAACGCGTCGTAGAAAAATTACCCGAGCTCGTCGCCGCCGCGAAAAAAGCCGGACTGCAAATCGTGATCTGCGCCGAAAACGACAGCGAAGCGGCTGAATTTGCCGAAAAATATGAGCCGGATTTTGTCGCGGTCGAACCGCCGGAATTGATTGGCGGTGAGATTTCCGTGACTTCGGCGAATCCACAAATCATCGAACATTCCGTCGCGAAAGTCGGCGCGATTCCCCTGCTCGTCGGCGCGGGCGTGAAAAACGGCACGGATGTCGCGACCGCCATCAAGCTCGGCGCAGCCGGTGTGCTGCTCGCGAGCGGCGTGACGCGAGCTGCCAACCCGGCGGAAGTTTTGCGCGACCTCGCGCGTGGCTTAATTTCTTAA
- a CDS encoding HPF/RaiA family ribosome-associated protein, whose translation MQFTSWNHDGYEPSEQDRELIIEKISKLERFDARLADESTTVHVEIVRGKKHASPNFGLRVQITIPGGALRAEASGKTVAEATDEVERKLRAQVEKMKD comes from the coding sequence ATGCAATTCACCAGCTGGAATCACGACGGCTACGAGCCGAGCGAGCAGGATCGCGAACTCATCATCGAAAAAATTTCCAAACTCGAAAGATTCGACGCGCGACTCGCCGACGAAAGCACGACCGTCCATGTGGAAATCGTCCGCGGCAAAAAACACGCCTCGCCGAATTTCGGGCTGCGCGTGCAAATCACGATTCCTGGTGGCGCACTCCGCGCGGAAGCCAGCGGGAAAACAGTCGCTGAAGCGACTGACGAAGTCGAGCGGAAATTGCGCGCTCAGGTCGAGAAAATGAAAGACTAA
- the infB gene encoding translation initiation factor IF-2, translated as MRISDLARKLGIKTEELRPKLADFGVAEKALEIDAPKAEEILKNWGQKKEEDDQNLMGMVFDEEPEENAEPEKKSAAKEDAKKEASTDEPKKEGEVKAVNTDQEAARARWARAKKASEKLISRKVKKMEKDKVMRISRQQERLEEAMSDPSKQTAAAHGEVKIGDAISVRELGEKMGVSPVRIVGELLKNGVMANLNQIIDYDTAAIVCEAFHCHVVRDTSAVSGKEILKGNIAKLLEDEPENLVDRPPIVAVMGHVDHGKTTLLDAIRKTNVVGGESGGITQHIGAYQVKIKDRKITFLDTPGHEAFTTMRARGARATDIAIIVVAAEEGIKPQTIEAINHARAAEVPIVVAITKIDKPGANIEKVKGELAEHDLQATDWGGKTEIVPVSALTGKGVEDLLEIILLTNDVDPVKANPNRDAVGTVIESRLDKSLGPVATVLVNTGTLHNGDNFVIGPVVGKIKKMFDWNQKTVKSAEPGMPVLIAGLSDLPQTGVGEILQVLQDGETAKRKALEMQKILDATAREKSGGMSQIIGRINSGNLKELKIVLKADVEGSLEAISENIAKIGNENVKAKIIHSGVGNVSETDVIMAAAADNFLIAFHVAIPPAAAKIADREGVTIRQHTIIYKLLEEIEKMLNGMLDPEEIETTLGELEVRGIFFTKGKEQTIGGMVKSGKLVNGAKVRIFREGKLIEESRISSLKREKENAHEVKAGFECGLKLSLTKTKVMEGDTIEAWTIEKKERKL; from the coding sequence ATGAGAATCTCTGATCTCGCTCGCAAACTCGGAATCAAGACAGAAGAACTTCGCCCGAAGCTCGCGGATTTTGGCGTGGCAGAAAAAGCTCTCGAAATCGACGCGCCCAAGGCGGAAGAGATTTTGAAAAATTGGGGACAGAAAAAAGAAGAGGACGATCAGAATCTGATGGGCATGGTCTTCGACGAGGAGCCCGAGGAAAATGCCGAACCCGAAAAAAAATCCGCTGCGAAAGAAGATGCAAAAAAAGAAGCGTCTACGGACGAGCCGAAAAAAGAAGGTGAAGTCAAAGCTGTCAACACCGACCAAGAAGCCGCCCGCGCACGCTGGGCGCGCGCGAAGAAAGCGAGCGAAAAATTGATTTCGCGCAAGGTCAAAAAAATGGAAAAGGACAAGGTGATGCGAATTTCACGCCAGCAGGAAAGACTGGAAGAAGCGATGTCCGACCCGAGCAAACAGACTGCGGCGGCGCACGGCGAAGTCAAAATCGGCGATGCGATTTCGGTGCGTGAGCTCGGCGAAAAAATGGGTGTCTCCCCTGTCCGCATCGTCGGTGAGCTTTTGAAAAATGGTGTGATGGCGAACCTGAATCAAATCATCGATTACGACACCGCCGCGATTGTGTGCGAAGCATTTCACTGTCATGTCGTACGCGACACCTCAGCCGTCAGTGGCAAAGAAATTTTGAAAGGCAACATCGCGAAACTGCTGGAAGACGAGCCGGAAAATCTAGTCGACCGCCCACCAATCGTCGCCGTCATGGGACATGTCGATCATGGCAAGACGACTTTGCTCGATGCGATCAGAAAAACGAATGTGGTGGGTGGCGAATCCGGCGGTATCACGCAGCACATCGGTGCCTACCAAGTGAAGATCAAAGACCGCAAAATTACTTTTCTCGACACGCCGGGTCACGAAGCCTTCACGACGATGCGCGCCCGCGGCGCGCGCGCGACTGACATCGCCATCATCGTCGTCGCGGCAGAAGAAGGCATCAAACCGCAAACGATCGAGGCGATCAATCACGCCCGCGCAGCAGAAGTACCGATCGTGGTCGCGATTACGAAAATCGACAAACCCGGCGCGAACATCGAAAAAGTCAAAGGCGAACTCGCCGAGCATGATTTGCAAGCGACGGACTGGGGCGGCAAAACTGAAATCGTGCCCGTCTCCGCGCTGACCGGCAAAGGCGTCGAAGACTTGCTCGAAATAATTTTGCTGACGAATGATGTCGATCCAGTGAAAGCAAATCCGAATCGCGATGCCGTCGGGACGGTCATCGAATCGCGCCTCGACAAATCGCTCGGTCCGGTCGCGACCGTGCTTGTAAATACCGGCACGCTGCATAACGGCGATAATTTCGTGATTGGTCCGGTCGTCGGCAAAATCAAAAAAATGTTCGACTGGAACCAGAAAACTGTGAAGTCCGCCGAGCCGGGCATGCCAGTCCTAATCGCTGGACTCTCGGATCTGCCACAAACCGGCGTCGGTGAAATCCTGCAAGTGCTTCAAGACGGCGAAACGGCGAAACGCAAAGCACTCGAAATGCAGAAAATTTTGGATGCGACCGCGCGCGAGAAATCCGGCGGCATGAGCCAAATCATCGGACGGATTAATTCCGGCAATTTGAAAGAACTCAAAATTGTTTTGAAGGCGGATGTCGAAGGTTCGCTCGAAGCGATTTCGGAAAACATCGCGAAGATCGGCAATGAGAATGTGAAGGCGAAAATCATTCACTCGGGCGTCGGCAATGTGAGCGAGACAGATGTCATCATGGCAGCTGCCGCGGATAATTTTTTGATTGCTTTCCATGTAGCGATTCCACCGGCCGCCGCGAAAATAGCCGACCGCGAGGGCGTGACGATTCGCCAGCACACAATCATTTACAAACTCCTCGAGGAAATCGAGAAAATGCTGAATGGCATGCTCGATCCGGAGGAAATCGAAACGACGCTCGGCGAGCTCGAAGTCCGCGGCATTTTCTTCACGAAAGGCAAAGAGCAAACCATCGGCGGCATGGTGAAATCCGGCAAATTGGTGAATGGCGCGAAAGTCCGCATTTTCCGCGAAGGTAAATTGATTGAAGAAAGTCGCATCTCGAGCCTCAAGCGTGAAAAAGAAAATGCCCACGAAGTGAAGGCTGGTTTCGAATGCGGCTTGAAATTGTCTCTCACAAAAACGAAAGTCATGGAAGGAGACACGATCGAAGCCTGGACAATTGAAAAAAAGGAAAGGAAACTCTAA